One Citrobacter amalonaticus genomic window carries:
- a CDS encoding DUF1471 domain-containing protein has translation MKSIKTFVAVIALATSFGSFAAQSVTATGSTLESAEAKIAAQAEQAGASSYKITQAYTGNRVHMTAELLK, from the coding sequence ATGAAAAGCATCAAAACTTTTGTCGCAGTTATCGCTCTCGCTACTTCTTTCGGTTCTTTTGCTGCTCAGTCTGTGACGGCGACCGGTTCTACTCTGGAAAGTGCTGAAGCAAAAATCGCCGCTCAGGCTGAACAGGCTGGTGCAAGTTCCTATAAAATCACTCAGGCTTACACCGGTAACCGCGTGCACATGACGGCGGAACTGCTGAAATAA
- the fdhD gene encoding formate dehydrogenase accessory sulfurtransferase FdhD: protein MNKIHPKEVENVINVTSSRQINLWKREDLQHPQPDEVAEEVPVALVYNGISHVVMMASPKDLEHFAVGFSLSEGIIDSPREIYGMDVVPSCNGLEVQIELSSRRFMGLKERRRALAGRTGCGVCGVEQLNDIGKPVQPLPFTQTFNLARLDHALRHLKDFQPVGQLTGCTHAAAWVMPSGELAGGHEDVGRHVALDKLLGRRAAEGESWMPGAALVSSRASYEMVQKSAMCGVEILFAVSAATTLAVAVAERCNLTLVGFCKPGRATIYTHPQRLIAE from the coding sequence GTGAATAAGATACATCCAAAAGAAGTCGAAAATGTGATAAATGTCACGAGTTCTCGCCAGATTAACCTTTGGAAGCGTGAGGATTTGCAACACCCTCAGCCGGATGAGGTAGCTGAAGAGGTGCCTGTGGCACTGGTTTATAACGGCATTTCTCATGTTGTCATGATGGCCTCGCCGAAGGATCTGGAACATTTTGCGGTCGGTTTTTCCTTGTCTGAGGGGATTATTGACAGCCCGCGCGAGATCTATGGCATGGATGTTGTGCCCTCCTGTAATGGTCTCGAAGTCCAGATCGAGCTTTCCAGTCGCCGTTTTATGGGGCTGAAAGAACGCCGTCGCGCGTTGGCCGGACGCACCGGCTGTGGCGTGTGCGGCGTTGAGCAGCTCAATGACATCGGTAAACCCGTGCAGCCGCTGCCGTTCACCCAGACCTTTAACCTCGCCAGACTTGATCACGCATTAAGGCATCTGAAGGATTTTCAGCCAGTGGGGCAGCTCACCGGGTGTACGCATGCTGCGGCGTGGGTGATGCCATCGGGTGAACTGGCGGGCGGCCATGAAGATGTCGGTCGACATGTTGCGCTGGATAAACTGCTGGGGCGCCGTGCCGCCGAAGGTGAGAGCTGGATGCCGGGAGCAGCGCTGGTCTCCAGCCGCGCAAGCTATGAGATGGTGCAGAAGTCTGCAATGTGCGGCGTTGAGATCCTGTTTGCGGTTTCTGCCGCCACCACGCTGGCGGTAGCCGTCGCGGAGCGCTGCAATCTGACGCTGGTGGGGTTCTGTAAGCCAGGCAGGGCGACCATTTATACCCATCCGCAACGTTTAATCGCTGAGTGA
- a CDS encoding 6-phosphofructokinase, protein MKIGIVISGGDVSGINNFIFQIARLADAEITLFNGGIPGLLEKNHHDVAWRDLVDFSIAAIPLITSGRTTRKLQRSEYETIARKLKSLHIDVLIMAGGDGSLQFLNTLSEFDINCFGVGMTIDNDVYGSHYTIGFSTACEQIIKEVSRLRNTGRALPGRVFMVELLGGYCGELTLQSAIKCNADIALIPESQMSLDALAERVKQKLTVQNSVIILCSEGYTREYSPGFQGAIDTMIKQLEPRIGERIRKTIVGYGLRNGDPTCEEIYQGTIMASEVVRCIQSGMKNKAIIINQSNKPIPIDLVSMKKRLVDTEGHHYKLAKQLNII, encoded by the coding sequence ATGAAAATTGGTATTGTCATTAGTGGTGGCGATGTTTCTGGAATAAATAATTTCATATTCCAGATCGCCAGACTCGCCGATGCAGAAATTACCTTATTCAATGGTGGTATTCCCGGCTTGCTGGAAAAAAATCATCATGACGTTGCATGGCGTGATTTGGTCGATTTTTCTATCGCGGCAATCCCTCTCATTACCTCGGGAAGAACAACCCGTAAGTTGCAGCGTAGCGAATATGAAACGATCGCCAGAAAACTCAAGTCGCTGCATATTGATGTGCTAATTATGGCGGGCGGCGACGGCAGTTTACAGTTTCTCAATACCCTGAGCGAATTTGATATTAATTGTTTTGGCGTGGGGATGACTATCGATAATGATGTTTATGGCAGTCATTATACGATTGGTTTTTCGACCGCCTGCGAACAGATTATTAAGGAGGTTTCTCGTTTACGAAATACGGGCAGAGCGTTACCCGGTCGCGTGTTTATGGTGGAGTTATTGGGGGGATATTGTGGTGAATTAACGCTGCAATCTGCGATTAAATGCAATGCAGATATCGCCCTGATTCCGGAATCCCAGATGTCGCTTGACGCCTTAGCGGAACGGGTAAAGCAAAAACTGACCGTCCAGAACAGCGTGATTATTCTGTGCTCAGAAGGCTACACCAGAGAATATTCTCCCGGCTTTCAGGGGGCGATTGACACCATGATTAAGCAACTCGAACCGCGTATTGGCGAGCGAATTCGTAAAACGATTGTTGGTTACGGTTTACGTAATGGCGATCCGACCTGTGAAGAAATTTATCAGGGCACCATTATGGCGAGCGAAGTGGTTCGGTGCATCCAGTCAGGGATGAAAAATAAAGCGATTATTATAAATCAAAGCAATAAACCTATTCCGATTGATCTCGTAAGTATGAAAAAACGTCTGGTCGATACAGAAGGACATCATTACAAACTTGCCAAACAACTCAATATTATTTGA
- a CDS encoding PTS sugar transporter subunit IIB, with the protein MLKILCVCGCGLGSSFAIEMTAKAVLKKLEIPAHIEHTTVSEAGAFKSDMILTQKTFADILTADASEEEIKRVVVLNKLTDKDEIEAKIVAFLKERNLKVAHYE; encoded by the coding sequence ATGCTGAAAATTCTTTGCGTATGTGGCTGCGGCCTCGGTTCAAGTTTTGCTATTGAAATGACGGCGAAAGCGGTTTTAAAGAAACTGGAAATTCCTGCTCATATCGAACATACCACGGTATCTGAAGCAGGGGCGTTTAAATCTGACATGATCCTGACGCAAAAAACCTTTGCTGACATCTTAACGGCTGATGCCAGTGAAGAAGAAATTAAACGGGTCGTGGTTCTGAATAAGCTCACGGACAAAGACGAAATTGAAGCCAAAATCGTCGCGTTTTTAAAAGAGCGGAATCTGAAGGTAGCTCATTATGAATAG
- a CDS encoding PTS sugar transporter subunit IIC, whose product MNSFVEFIVKDLLGQASILIAFIAMLGLILQKKSPGKTAEGTFKTLLGFLIMMAGINIIVATLTFLNDIFTQGFGMKGYITDVAAIAGLANRELGSEVALTLMVIFAVNIIIARLTPLKYIFLTGQALLWMATIGAVIGYKSGLTGLPLILTGGIFGGMMAVLMPALAQPVVRRITGSDDVALGHFCTIGYLVQAAVAKVVGKGSRSTEDLELPDNFKFLQDTYLAMAVVMVPMYLIPALAAGPEYIAQFSGGVNYLMYAFMQSIQFVAGVFVLYSGVRLLLNELVPAFRGIAMRIVPDAKPALDCPVLFPYAPNAVIVGFLATTVGSIIGMLVFPMFGLAMILPGLLTNFFAGGTAGVFGNALGGRRGAMIGGVVHGLFITFLPAILVPMLETYGFTGVTFSDSDVISSGLVLGHAFQNNWLFVALFIVFVAALAWFVNGKSAKPKGENVHESV is encoded by the coding sequence ATGAATAGCTTCGTTGAATTCATCGTTAAGGATTTGCTCGGTCAGGCGTCGATATTAATCGCGTTTATCGCGATGCTCGGACTGATCCTGCAAAAGAAATCACCGGGAAAAACCGCAGAGGGGACGTTTAAAACGCTGCTCGGTTTTTTAATCATGATGGCCGGGATCAATATTATTGTCGCCACACTGACCTTCCTGAACGATATTTTTACTCAGGGATTTGGTATGAAGGGCTACATTACCGATGTGGCCGCCATTGCCGGGTTAGCTAACCGTGAGTTGGGCTCAGAAGTGGCGTTAACTCTGATGGTGATTTTTGCCGTCAATATCATCATCGCGCGTCTGACACCGCTGAAATACATCTTCCTGACCGGACAAGCTTTATTGTGGATGGCGACCATTGGCGCGGTCATTGGCTATAAATCGGGGCTCACCGGACTGCCGTTGATTCTGACCGGTGGGATTTTTGGCGGCATGATGGCGGTACTGATGCCTGCGCTGGCGCAACCGGTGGTCAGACGCATCACCGGCTCGGATGATGTGGCGTTGGGACACTTTTGTACTATCGGCTACCTCGTGCAGGCGGCGGTGGCCAAAGTGGTAGGTAAAGGATCTCGCTCCACGGAAGATCTTGAATTACCCGATAACTTCAAGTTCTTACAGGATACCTACCTCGCCATGGCGGTAGTGATGGTGCCGATGTACCTCATTCCGGCGCTGGCGGCGGGGCCAGAATATATCGCCCAGTTCTCCGGCGGCGTGAACTACCTGATGTATGCCTTCATGCAGTCCATTCAGTTTGTGGCTGGCGTCTTCGTGCTCTACAGCGGCGTGCGCTTATTGCTCAATGAACTGGTTCCGGCGTTTCGTGGTATCGCCATGCGTATCGTTCCCGATGCTAAGCCCGCGCTGGATTGCCCGGTTCTGTTCCCTTATGCGCCCAACGCGGTGATTGTTGGATTCCTGGCGACCACTGTCGGTTCCATCATCGGCATGCTGGTGTTCCCGATGTTTGGTCTGGCGATGATCCTGCCGGGTCTGCTAACCAACTTTTTCGCCGGGGGGACCGCAGGCGTCTTTGGCAACGCGCTGGGCGGCCGTCGTGGCGCGATGATCGGCGGCGTTGTTCACGGTCTGTTCATCACCTTCCTGCCTGCGATTCTGGTGCCGATGCTGGAAACCTACGGCTTCACCGGCGTCACGTTCAGCGATTCTGACGTCATCAGTTCCGGCCTCGTTTTAGGCCACGCCTTCCAGAATAACTGGCTGTTTGTCGCGTTGTTCATTGTTTTTGTTGCCGCACTGGCATGGTTCGTAAACGGTAAATCCGCTAAGCCAAAAGGGGAAAATGTTCATGAGTCTGTATAA